A genomic window from Salvia hispanica cultivar TCC Black 2014 chromosome 5, UniMelb_Shisp_WGS_1.0, whole genome shotgun sequence includes:
- the LOC125190488 gene encoding probable calcium-binding protein CML13: MGKDLSDDQVSSMKEAFTLFDTDGDGKIAPSELGILMRSLGGNPTQAQLKSIIAEEKLTAPFDFPRFLDLMSKHLKPEPFDRQLRDAFKVLDKDCTGYVVVSDLRHILTSIGEKLEPAEFDEWIREVDIGSDGKIRYEDFIARMVAK, translated from the coding sequence ATGGGGAAAGATCTGAGCGACGATCAGGTTTCATCAATGAAGGAGGCTTTCACCCTGTTCGACACCGACGGCGACGGCAAGATCGCGCCGTCGGAACTCGGAATCCTCATGCGCTCGCTCGGCGGAAACCCTACGCAGGCGCAGCTAAAGTCGATCATCGCCGAGGAGAAGCTCACCGCGCCGTTCGACTTCCCTCGCTTCCTTGACCTCATGTCCAAGCATTTGAAGCCGGAGCCCTTCGATCGCCAGCTACGCGACGCCTTTAAGGTGCTCGACAAGGACTGTACTGGATACGTCGTCGTTTCAGATCTCAGACACATTCTCACCAGCATCGGAGAGAAATTGGAGCCTGCGGAGTTCGATGAGTGGATCCGCGAGGTGGATATCGGATCCGATGGCAAGATCCGGTATGAGGACTTCATCGCGCGCATGGTAGCTAAGTGA